The genomic segment ATACAGCCAGATCGAGGCATCATTTTCTTGCACTTGAAATTGGTTTTCGGTTTCGCGAATACCGCCTTTCCGTAATAGGAGAATAGTTTGGCCGGTATTGAGAGCAGAAATGGCGATCGCCCATTCTTTGAGAGCGCGTGTGGTGGAAATATTCATAGTCTTTAGTTACAGAGAAAACTGAGTAAAAGGCAGAATTTCGAGAATGAAGAAAGCACTGCCTGGAGAAACGTTTAAATTATCGAACTTAGAAAAGGCTTTCAGAACTGTAGGGAGAAAAGTGGCGATCGCGCCGCTAACCGAGAATAATATAACAGTACCACAACCTAATACGCATTTCAATGCTACCCTGAAAGACACATAATATTCAGGAGCAGCAGACAATGAAGGTTAAACATTTTGTGAATCTTCACAAAGGAACCACCTTTATATTTGTGTTAGGGTTGATGATAGCGTATCAGAACTTCACCCTCGGACCTTGGGTATATCTAGCTCTCCACGGCACTTATGGTTTTTTGTGGTTGCTCAAAGACCGACTCTATCCGGATAAACAGTGGGAACGAGAGGTTCCTTTGTGGACGGGCGCGATCGGTTTAGTCGTCATCAGCTTATACTGGGTAGCTCCGTTCATCCTGATTAGCAATCAAGTTGAGCCAGCATTGCCCTTAGTTGCCGCTGCGATCGCCCTCTATACACTAGGAATCTTTCTTCACTATAGCAGCGATGCTCAGAAGTATTACACCCTTAAGTACAAAACTGGGCTGATTACAGAGGGTTTCTTTGCCCGTTGTCGAAATACTAATTATCTGGGCGAGATCGCGATCTACTTAGCGTTTGCGATGCTGGTGATGCACTGGCTACCCTATGCGATCTTGGGAGGATTTGTTGCTAGCGTGTTCGTTCCTAACATGCTCAAAAAAGACCAATCCCTCTCCCGTTATCCAGAGTTTGAAATGTATAAAGCAAACTCTGGATTGCTATTTCCAAAACTGTTTGGAAGCGCCAGTCAAGTTGCTGAGAAATCGGCTGAGGCATAGCAGCAGAACCATATTTTTATTTTCACTTACTCGCACTTGTTGTTTATGAAATTACCTGACGGGCCAAAAACTCCTCCCTTGTTCCAGCTACTCCAATGGATTGCAGACCCCTTGGGTTATATGGAGACTTCTCGCCAACGCTATGGAGATGTATTTTCCGTCCACCTAAGCTCTCTCTTACAAGGGGTATTTATCAGTAATCCCCAACTCATTCAAGCCATTTTTACTGCCGACTCCAAACTATTTGATTCTGGTGCTGGCAATCAAAGTGGAAAAATCTTTGTGGGCGATAACTCGTTACTGTTGTTGGATGGCGATCGTCACCAGCGCCAGCGTCGGTTGATAACTCCTCCGTTTCATGGGGAACGGATGCGAGCTTATGGGGATCTCATTTGTCTCCTCACCAAACAACTGAGCGAGCAGTGGATTGCCGGTCAACCCTTCTCTGTCCGAGAATCAATGCAGGAAATTAGTCTGCGAGTCATCTTACAAGCGGTATTCGGTCTGAATGAAGGCCCTCGTTATCGGGAACTGAGACAATCGATCGCCGGAATGATGGAGCTGACCGCTTCTCCCTTGCGATCGAGTATGCTGTTCTTTACGTTCTTGCAAAAAGATTTGGGAGCTTGGAGTCCCTGGGGACGCTTTCTACGTCGGCAGCAGCATATCGATCGGCTACTTTATGCTGAAATTGAGGAGAGGCGAGGGCAAGATGTTAGCGATCGCACCGATATCCTTTCGTTAATGCTCTCAGCGCGCGACGAGCGGGGTGAGGGAATGAGCGATGTAGAATTGCGCGACGAACTGATAACCTTGCTGTTGGCAGGTCACGAAACCACAGTTACGGCGTTGTGCTGGGCTTTGTACTGGATTCACTATCAGCCCCAAGTGCGAGAAAAATTGCTGCAAGAACTCGATGGACTGGGGGAAAATGCAGACCCGACAGAAATCGCCCGCTTGCCCTATCTCACTGCTGTTTGCCAGGAGACACTGCGCATTTATCCGCCATTATTCCTGACTTGGCCGCGGATTTTGAAGGCGCCTTTGCAGCTCGGAGACTATCAGTTTGATGCCAATACCAAGCTGCTTCCTTGTATTTATCTCACCCATCAGCGGGAGGATCTGTATCCGGAACCGAAGCAGTTTAAACCGGAGAGATTTTTGGAACGGCAATACTCTGCTGGCGAGTTTCTGGCCTTTGGTGGGGGGAACCGTCGCTGTGTTGGAGCGGCATTGGCGATGTTTGAAATGAAGCTAGTCGTAGCAACGCTGTTGTCCAATTACGAACTAGCTCTGGTCGATCGCCGACCCCTGAAACCCCAGCGCCGAGGTTTCTTCCTGGCTCCTCCTAGTGGGTTTAAGATGGTGGCGATCGATCGGCCTGTGGGTCGAGAGCAATCTCGCGAGTCTGTAGCTGTTTAGCACTGAGGGAAGCAAAGCGTTCAAGATAGTTCCTTTAGAGCACCAGTAGTGGAAGTATTCGCGATCGCCTCCTACAACCAAAAGTGAGTGGATGGCATCATTTCGAGAAGCAGAAAAGCCACGAGAGCGCTTCCTAAAGGAACGGTTAAATTATCGATACCTAATTTAGAAAAGGCTTCCAAAACTGTAGCGACGAAAGCGGCGATCGCGCAGCTTATCCAAACTAAGATAACATTACCGTAAATCGGAAGCAGAATACTCAGGCAAATGAGGAAACTAACGGCCAGCATTGTCGCACTCCCTTCCCAACTTTTTTGCACGGTTCCTAAATAGTAGCGATGAGTGCCGAAGTTTTGCCCGATTAAACCTGCAAGTCCATCACCCCAGGTCATGACTAAAATGCCTAATGCGGCATAATAGGGTTGGTTTAAGGGCCAGAATAAGGCAATGAGCAACCCGATGCTGACAGCATAAAAAAACGTGCCCCAACTTTGGCGACCGATGCTGTTAATGGCTGGTAAAATGGGGAAGAAATAGGAGATTAAGGCGATCGCGCTAAATACAATTGATGCAGCGATGCCTACCCAAGCCGGAATCTC from the Roseofilum casamattae BLCC-M143 genome contains:
- a CDS encoding DUF1295 domain-containing protein, which codes for MKVKHFVNLHKGTTFIFVLGLMIAYQNFTLGPWVYLALHGTYGFLWLLKDRLYPDKQWEREVPLWTGAIGLVVISLYWVAPFILISNQVEPALPLVAAAIALYTLGIFLHYSSDAQKYYTLKYKTGLITEGFFARCRNTNYLGEIAIYLAFAMLVMHWLPYAILGGFVASVFVPNMLKKDQSLSRYPEFEMYKANSGLLFPKLFGSASQVAEKSAEA
- a CDS encoding cytochrome P450, encoding MKLPDGPKTPPLFQLLQWIADPLGYMETSRQRYGDVFSVHLSSLLQGVFISNPQLIQAIFTADSKLFDSGAGNQSGKIFVGDNSLLLLDGDRHQRQRRLITPPFHGERMRAYGDLICLLTKQLSEQWIAGQPFSVRESMQEISLRVILQAVFGLNEGPRYRELRQSIAGMMELTASPLRSSMLFFTFLQKDLGAWSPWGRFLRRQQHIDRLLYAEIEERRGQDVSDRTDILSLMLSARDERGEGMSDVELRDELITLLLAGHETTVTALCWALYWIHYQPQVREKLLQELDGLGENADPTEIARLPYLTAVCQETLRIYPPLFLTWPRILKAPLQLGDYQFDANTKLLPCIYLTHQREDLYPEPKQFKPERFLERQYSAGEFLAFGGGNRRCVGAALAMFEMKLVVATLLSNYELALVDRRPLKPQRRGFFLAPPSGFKMVAIDRPVGREQSRESVAV
- a CDS encoding diacylglycerol/polyprenol kinase family protein, with the translated sequence MAVVVPIVTLELKFIAVAVWLGLVFLASVWLDRNSWSNSELVRKSVHIGTGNVILFAWWLEIPAWVGIAASIVFSAIALISYFFPILPAINSIGRQSWGTFFYAVSIGLLIALFWPLNQPYYAALGILVMTWGDGLAGLIGQNFGTHRYYLGTVQKSWEGSATMLAVSFLICLSILLPIYGNVILVWISCAIAAFVATVLEAFSKLGIDNLTVPLGSALVAFLLLEMMPSTHFWL